From Companilactobacillus heilongjiangensis, one genomic window encodes:
- a CDS encoding YhbY family RNA-binding protein — protein sequence MIIKGKKNRYLRSQAATMKPVLQVGREGITENLLNQFEMLIEKSELIKISLLQNTRVEPQDMIDAVNEFDAEIVPIQTIGSKMIFYKKASKIKNRKYSIELEKI from the coding sequence ATGATTATTAAAGGAAAAAAGAACCGTTACTTGAGAAGTCAAGCCGCAACAATGAAGCCAGTACTTCAAGTCGGTCGTGAAGGCATCACTGAAAATCTTTTGAACCAATTCGAAATGCTGATTGAAAAGAGTGAGTTGATCAAAATCTCACTTTTACAAAACACAAGAGTTGAACCACAAGATATGATCGATGCTGTAAACGAATTCGATGCTGAGATCGTACCTATTCAAACAATCGGTTCAAAGATGATTTTTTACAAGAAAGCTTCAAAAATTAAAAATCGCAAATACTCAATTGAATTAGAGAAGATTTAA
- a CDS encoding nicotinate-nucleotide adenylyltransferase — protein MNTQKQLLTKAKLQFHSNLPKRHVGILGGTFNPIHLGHLLIAEQVREQLCLDKVLFLPDKIPPHRGVKKAIPTIDSDDRIEMIKLAIRDNPHFDLDLTDIRRGGVSYTYDTIKMLQELNPNTEYYFIIGGDMVENLPKWSHIDELVQMVHFVGVCRKGFEKKSNYPILWVNTPELEISSSMIRERVQKGQSIKYLVPDDVAWYIEDRGLYND, from the coding sequence ATGAATACTCAAAAACAATTATTAACTAAAGCAAAATTACAGTTTCACAGCAATTTGCCTAAGCGTCATGTGGGTATTTTGGGTGGGACGTTTAATCCGATTCATCTAGGTCATTTATTGATTGCGGAACAAGTTCGTGAACAGCTCTGTCTGGATAAGGTATTATTCTTGCCAGACAAGATTCCGCCTCATCGTGGTGTTAAAAAGGCTATTCCAACAATTGATAGTGATGATCGAATTGAAATGATCAAACTAGCTATTCGAGACAATCCTCATTTTGATTTGGATTTGACTGATATTCGCCGTGGTGGAGTCAGTTATACGTACGATACGATCAAAATGTTGCAGGAATTAAATCCGAATACGGAATACTATTTTATTATCGGTGGCGACATGGTGGAAAACTTGCCAAAGTGGTCGCATATTGATGAATTAGTACAAATGGTTCATTTTGTTGGAGTTTGCCGAAAAGGTTTTGAGAAAAAGTCAAACTATCCTATACTTTGGGTAAATACTCCTGAACTAGAAATTAGTTCGAGTATGATACGCGAGCGTGTTCAAAAGGGACAGTCGATTAAGTATTTAGTTCCCGATGATGTCGCTTGGTATATTGAGGATAGGGGACTTTATAATGACTAA